The Desulfuromonadales bacterium genome includes a window with the following:
- a CDS encoding electron transfer flavoprotein subunit beta/FixA family protein — MKILVCIKQVPDMESRFKVNAAGSWYDTSDLAWRLNEYDEYAVEQAVQVKEQLGGAPEITVLCVGPERVKEAIKKALAMGGDKGVHVQDEASFEKDPFEIASVIAEYARSEHFDLILTGMQSQDRGSAQVGVLLAEMLGIPAVTTIVGFTLENGAVTAKRELEGGLKAVVKARLPALFTCQLGLNTPRYPTLPNIMKAKKKELAALAVADLLKVQPLAVTAKMTLPEKKAGGVVLEGEIGELADKLIGILKEKTAVFK; from the coding sequence ATGAAAATTCTCGTCTGCATCAAGCAGGTACCCGACATGGAGTCGCGCTTCAAGGTGAACGCCGCCGGCAGCTGGTACGACACCAGTGATCTCGCCTGGCGGCTGAACGAGTACGACGAATACGCCGTCGAGCAGGCAGTGCAGGTGAAGGAGCAGCTGGGCGGCGCCCCCGAGATCACCGTCCTCTGCGTCGGCCCCGAGCGGGTCAAGGAGGCCATCAAGAAGGCCCTGGCCATGGGGGGCGACAAGGGCGTGCACGTTCAGGACGAGGCGAGCTTTGAGAAGGACCCCTTCGAGATCGCCTCGGTTATCGCCGAGTACGCCCGCAGCGAGCACTTCGATCTCATTCTCACCGGCATGCAGTCCCAGGACCGCGGCTCGGCGCAGGTCGGGGTGCTTCTGGCCGAGATGCTCGGCATCCCCGCCGTCACCACCATCGTCGGTTTTACTCTTGAGAACGGTGCCGTCACCGCCAAAAGAGAGTTAGAGGGGGGCCTCAAGGCGGTGGTCAAGGCCCGGCTTCCGGCCCTCTTCACCTGCCAGCTCGGCCTCAACACCCCACGCTACCCGACGCTGCCCAACATCATGAAGGCCAAGAAGAAGGAGCTGGCCGCCCTCGCCGTGGCCGACCTGCTCAAGGTTCAGCCGCTCGCCGTCACTGCGAAGATGACCCTGCCGGAGAAGAAGGCGGGCGGCGTGGTGTTGGAGGGGGAGATCGGCGAGCTCGCCGACAAGCTGATCGGGATCCTCAAGGAAAAGACTGCGGTCTTCAAATAA